Sequence from the Bacillus thuringiensis genome:
CGCCTTCTTCTTCTTTCGCAATGATGTCACGTAGGTCACTAGAGTAACCAGTAAGACCTAACATACCACTCTTCTTGTTTAATACGTTAACTACTTCTTCTACTGTTTGGCCTGTTTTTTCCATGATGTATGGAATTAACGCAGGGTCAAGGTTACCAGAACGTGTACCCATTGTTACACCAGCAAGTGGAGTGAAGCCCATAGAAGTATCGATAGATTTACCGCCTTCTACTGCTGCGATACTTGCACCGTTACCTAAGTGACAAGAAAGTAAGCTTAAGCTTTCAATTGGACGACCTAATAATTCAGCCGCACGCTCAGTTACGTATTTATGAGAAGTTCCGTGGAAACCGTATTTACGGATGCCGTATTTTTCATAGTACTCATATGGTAAGCTGTATAGGAATGCAGATTCCGGCATTGTTTGATGGAATGCTGTATCGAATACTGCTACTGCTGGTACGTTTGGTAATACTTCTTGGAATGCTTTAATACCAACAACGTTTGCTGGGTTGTGAAGTGGTGCTAAATCGCTTAATTCTTCGATATCAGCTAATACTTCATCAGTAATTAAAACAGAGTCAGCAAATTTTTCGCCGCCGTGAACAACACGGTGACCGATACCGCCAATCTCGTCTAGAGATTTAACGATTCCGTTTTCAGTTAATTTTTTAAGAAGCATATTAACTGCTACTGCGTGATCTGGAATGTTTGTAATTTCTTTTTGTTTTTCGCCATCTACAGTAATAGTGAAGATACTATCTTCTAAACCGATACGTTCTACTAAACCTTTTGTTAATACTGTTTCACTTGGCATTTCAAATAATTGGAATTTTAAGGAAGAGCTTCCTGCGTTAATCGCGATGATTTTTGACATCTAGTCTTTCGCCCCTTTTTCTCTTGGTAGTTGTGTGGATGTTTCCACAAACCGCTCGATTTTATCTAATTAAATTTACTAAATATGAAAACGTTTCATCATTAGCAAATTTTATACTCACGATTTTAATTTAAACATCGTACGACATATATTTCAAGTGAAAAAATTGTAACACCAAGAAAAAATATATATTACAGATTTCAAAAAAATTCAGTTAAATCTTGTATATATTTAAAAATATGACATATTATATAAAACTGTACTACATGAATCACTAACTCTGTTACATATACCTAGCCTTATTTATGCGTTGCAAACCAAGTATTTAATTGGTCCATAATATCCTCCATCGCCTTCATGTTAGAGAATTTAGGTAACTCCACTAATAACGCCTGTTTTGGCATCGTTACACTAGGACCTTTCTTTTGGAGAACAAATATACTTTTTGCATTTTTCTCGTTTTTAAACATGGAAACAGGTAGTTGCAATAGTCCTTGAATAAAACAAGTTTCTTTAATAAATGCATGTAATTTAGGTGCTTGATCACTTTCAAAAATGAAGTTTGGTACTAAGAAGAATAAGTATCCGCCTTCTTTCGTATGTTTCACACTTTGTTCAATAAATAAGTGATGTGCATACGACATTCCTTCATCTGCTTTTAACTTATATTCACTTGCACCGATTTCATTTGGATAGTAACCAATCGGTAAGTCTGAAATAACTGCATCAACTGGATCGATATAAAGTGGCGCTAGTCCATCTTGATGGAAGAATTCGATTGCATGCTTTTGTAAATTCGCATTTACTAAAGCAAGTTTAATTAGCACTTCATCCACTTCTACACCAAATCCACTCATTGTTAGTTCTTCTTTGGCGCTATTAAATACGGTAGTCATTAAGTTACCTGTTCCAATTGCAGGATCTAAAACAGTGATTTCGTTTTTCCCTTGCATAAATTTATGGAATAAGTAGCTCATGAACATACCAACTGCATCAGGCGTCATTTCGTGGTTCGCTTGTACGCCTTCTTTCATTCCTTTTAAAATGGCTAACTGAAATGCTTTACGAATTTCTTCACCTTTATATGTTTCTTCATTAAACGTACTATATTCACGATTCAGCCTTTCAATTGCTGATTCGGATAATTCCTCTTGTAAGATCGCTCCTTCAAACAAGTTATCCCCTGTTTCTACAAGCGCCTCTAAATATGTCACATC
This genomic interval carries:
- the ackA gene encoding acetate kinase, with product MSKIIAINAGSSSLKFQLFEMPSETVLTKGLVERIGLEDSIFTITVDGEKQKEITNIPDHAVAVNMLLKKLTENGIVKSLDEIGGIGHRVVHGGEKFADSVLITDEVLADIEELSDLAPLHNPANVVGIKAFQEVLPNVPAVAVFDTAFHQTMPESAFLYSLPYEYYEKYGIRKYGFHGTSHKYVTERAAELLGRPIESLSLLSCHLGNGASIAAVEGGKSIDTSMGFTPLAGVTMGTRSGNLDPALIPYIMEKTGQTVEEVVNVLNKKSGMLGLTGYSSDLRDIIAKEEEGDHRAKVALDVFVSRIHKYIGSYTARMKGVDAIIFTAGVGENSAIIRERVLEGLEYMGVYFDVKRNNVFGEEAFISFPHSPVKIIVIPTDEEVMIARDVLRLGDIG
- a CDS encoding class I SAM-dependent methyltransferase, yielding MSQTVETLFSIFDSSAVVLRKELDVTYLEALVETGDNLFEGAILQEELSESAIERLNREYSTFNEETYKGEEIRKAFQLAILKGMKEGVQANHEMTPDAVGMFMSYLFHKFMQGKNEITVLDPAIGTGNLMTTVFNSAKEELTMSGFGVEVDEVLIKLALVNANLQKHAIEFFHQDGLAPLYIDPVDAVISDLPIGYYPNEIGASEYKLKADEGMSYAHHLFIEQSVKHTKEGGYLFFLVPNFIFESDQAPKLHAFIKETCFIQGLLQLPVSMFKNEKNAKSIFVLQKKGPSVTMPKQALLVELPKFSNMKAMEDIMDQLNTWFATHK